One window of Burkholderia thailandensis E264 genomic DNA carries:
- a CDS encoding MFS transporter — protein MHAADAALPAADTVSPRVWRAVAAASIGNALEWFDLVVYGFFAVTISRLFFPAGNDAVSLLLTLGTFGVSFFMRPLGAIVLGAYADRHGRKAALTLSILLMMAGTLVIAVLPTYATIGIAAPLMLVGARLMQGFSAGGEFGSATAFLAEHVPGRRGFFSSWQVASQGLTTLLAAIFGTALNAWLTPAQMASWGWRVPFCFGLLLGPVAYYIRSKVDETPEFLASEPAANPLRDTFAAHKGRLAAAIGAVVLGTVATYLVLFMPTYGVKELKLAPSSAFAAILAVGVIQMGFAPVVGHWSDRHGRVRTMFVPALAILVLIYPAFAWLAAHPTFGALIAVQIAFAFLMTGYFAALPGLLSEIFPVRTRTTGMSLAYNVAVTIFGGFGPFIIAWLIRATGTKAAPSFYLIFAALVSIAALVALRRRFGFR, from the coding sequence ATGCACGCAGCCGACGCGGCCTTGCCCGCGGCCGATACCGTCTCCCCGCGCGTGTGGCGGGCCGTCGCCGCCGCGTCGATCGGCAACGCGCTCGAATGGTTCGATCTCGTCGTCTACGGCTTCTTCGCGGTCACGATCTCGCGACTGTTCTTTCCCGCCGGCAACGACGCCGTGTCGCTGCTGCTGACGCTCGGCACGTTCGGCGTGTCGTTCTTCATGCGTCCGCTCGGCGCGATCGTGCTCGGCGCGTACGCGGACCGCCACGGCCGCAAGGCCGCGCTCACGCTGTCGATCCTGCTGATGATGGCGGGCACGCTCGTCATCGCGGTGCTGCCGACCTACGCGACGATCGGGATCGCGGCGCCGCTCATGCTCGTCGGCGCGCGGCTGATGCAGGGCTTTTCCGCGGGCGGCGAGTTCGGCAGCGCGACCGCGTTCCTCGCCGAGCACGTGCCGGGGCGGCGCGGCTTTTTCTCGAGCTGGCAGGTCGCGAGCCAGGGGCTCACGACGCTTCTCGCGGCGATCTTCGGCACGGCGCTCAACGCGTGGCTCACGCCCGCGCAGATGGCGTCGTGGGGCTGGCGCGTGCCGTTCTGCTTCGGGCTGCTGCTCGGGCCCGTTGCGTACTACATCCGCTCGAAGGTCGACGAGACACCCGAATTCCTCGCATCGGAGCCCGCCGCGAACCCGCTGCGCGACACGTTCGCCGCGCACAAGGGGCGGCTTGCCGCCGCGATCGGCGCGGTCGTGCTCGGCACCGTCGCGACCTATCTCGTGCTGTTCATGCCGACATACGGTGTCAAGGAACTGAAGCTCGCGCCGTCGTCCGCGTTCGCGGCGATCCTCGCCGTCGGCGTGATCCAGATGGGCTTCGCACCGGTGGTCGGCCACTGGTCCGATCGTCACGGCCGCGTGCGAACGATGTTCGTGCCGGCGCTCGCGATCCTCGTGCTGATCTATCCGGCGTTCGCATGGCTCGCCGCGCATCCGACGTTCGGCGCGCTGATCGCCGTGCAGATCGCGTTCGCATTCCTGATGACCGGCTATTTCGCCGCGCTGCCGGGCCTGCTGTCCGAGATCTTTCCGGTTCGGACACGCACGACCGGCATGTCGCTCGCGTACAACGTCGCGGTGACGATCTTCGGCGGATTCGGCCCGTTCATCATCGCGTGGCTGATCCGCGCGACGGGCACGAAGGCCGCGCCGAGCTTCTACCTGATCTTCGCCGCGCTCGTGAGCATCGCGGCGCTCGTCGCGCTGCGGCGGCGCTTCGGGTTCCGCTGA
- the secF gene encoding protein translocase subunit SecF encodes MEFFRIRKDIPFMRHALVFNVVSLVTFLAAVFFLFHRGLHLSVEFTGGTVIEVQYQQTAQLEPVRATLGTLGYADAQVQNFGTSRNVLIRLPLKQGLTSAQQSDQVMAALKAQNADVALQRVEFVGPQVGKELATDGLLALACVVIGIVIYLSFRFEWKYAVAGIIANLHDVVIILGFFAFFQWEFSLSVLAAVLAVLGYSVNESVVIFDRIRETFRRERKMTVQEVINHAITSTMSRTIITHTSTEMMVLSMFFFGGPTLHYFALALTVGIMFGIYSSVFVAGSLAMWLGIKREDLVKEKKSAHDPNDPNAGAQV; translated from the coding sequence ATGGAATTTTTCCGCATCCGTAAAGACATTCCGTTCATGCGGCACGCGTTGGTCTTCAACGTGGTCTCGCTCGTGACGTTCCTCGCCGCCGTGTTCTTCCTGTTCCATCGCGGACTGCATCTGTCCGTCGAATTCACGGGCGGCACGGTGATCGAAGTGCAGTATCAGCAGACCGCGCAGCTCGAACCCGTGCGCGCGACGCTCGGCACGCTCGGTTACGCCGACGCGCAGGTGCAGAACTTCGGCACGTCGCGCAACGTGCTGATTCGCCTGCCGCTCAAGCAGGGCCTCACGTCCGCGCAGCAGAGCGACCAGGTGATGGCCGCGCTGAAGGCGCAGAACGCCGACGTCGCGCTGCAGCGCGTCGAGTTCGTCGGCCCGCAGGTCGGCAAGGAGCTCGCGACCGACGGCCTGCTCGCGCTCGCGTGCGTCGTGATCGGCATCGTCATCTATCTGTCGTTCCGCTTCGAATGGAAGTACGCGGTCGCCGGCATCATCGCGAACCTGCACGACGTCGTGATCATTCTCGGCTTCTTCGCATTCTTCCAGTGGGAGTTCTCGCTGTCGGTGCTGGCGGCGGTGCTCGCGGTGCTCGGCTACTCGGTCAACGAATCGGTCGTCATCTTCGACCGGATTCGCGAGACGTTCCGCCGCGAACGCAAGATGACCGTGCAGGAAGTGATCAACCATGCGATCACGAGCACGATGTCGCGCACGATCATCACGCACACGTCGACGGAAATGATGGTGCTGTCGATGTTCTTCTTCGGCGGCCCGACGCTGCACTACTTCGCGCTCGCGCTGACGGTCGGCATCATGTTCGGCATCTATTCGTCGGTGTTCGTCGCCGGCTCGCTCGCGATGTGGCTCGGCATCAAGCGCGAGGACCTCGTCAAGGAGAAGAAGTCCGCGCACGATCCGAACGATCCGAACGCAGGCGCGCAGGTATAA
- the secD gene encoding protein translocase subunit SecD: MNRYPIWKYVVMVVALAIGFLYTLPNFFGEAPAVQVSSGKATVKLGADTLAQVEAALKANQVAADDVTFDNSSANATIRVRLKDTDTQLRVKDMLQKTLNADPNDPQYIVALNLQSASPRWLTALHALPMYLGLDLRGGVHFLLQVDMTGALTKKLDSDASDARTQLRDKGIRDGGVARVDQTVVANFADQDTAEQARKLLVSSVSELQWATQPGGGGYQVVGTFTPAVQKAVEEAALKQNLTTLHNRVNELGVSEPILQQQGNDRIVVELPGVQDTAKAKDIIGRTATLEARLADPLNTHPNPNDPVPPGEELFTQGNQVPVLLKKQVIFTGDRIIDASAGFDEHQRPSVNIRLDSAGGRAVRAVSRENIGKPMAMVLFEKGKGEVLTVATIQSELGDRFQITGQPTPQAAADLALLLRAGSLAAPMDIIEERTIGPSLGADNIRMGFHSVIWGFVAIAVFMIAYYMLFGVVSVLGLSVNLLLLVAVLSLMQATLTLPGIAAIALALGMAIDSNVLINERIREELRRGASPQIAIQEGYAHAWATILDSNVTTLIAGLALLAFGSGPVRAFAIVHCLGILTSMFSAVFFSRGLVNLWYGGRKKLQSLAIGQVWRPAEAGAAPQLGQDARANAPQPGARVAAPKQPAGAPRTGKPVARRRSGPGVPPKQGSSN, encoded by the coding sequence ATGAATCGTTATCCAATCTGGAAATATGTGGTGATGGTCGTGGCGCTCGCCATCGGCTTTCTGTACACATTGCCCAACTTCTTCGGCGAAGCGCCGGCGGTGCAGGTATCGAGCGGCAAGGCCACGGTCAAGCTCGGCGCCGATACGCTCGCGCAGGTCGAGGCAGCGCTGAAGGCCAACCAGGTCGCGGCCGACGACGTCACGTTCGACAACTCCAGCGCCAACGCGACGATCCGCGTGCGCCTGAAGGACACCGACACGCAGTTGCGCGTGAAGGACATGCTGCAGAAGACGCTGAACGCCGATCCGAACGATCCGCAGTACATCGTCGCGCTGAACCTGCAGAGCGCGTCGCCGCGCTGGCTGACCGCGCTGCACGCGCTGCCGATGTATCTCGGCCTCGATCTGCGCGGCGGCGTCCACTTCCTGCTGCAAGTCGACATGACGGGCGCGCTGACGAAGAAGCTCGATTCCGACGCGTCCGACGCCCGCACGCAGCTGCGCGACAAGGGCATCCGCGACGGCGGCGTCGCCCGCGTCGACCAGACTGTCGTCGCGAACTTCGCCGACCAGGACACCGCCGAGCAGGCGCGCAAGCTGCTCGTCTCGTCCGTCTCCGAACTCCAGTGGGCGACGCAGCCGGGCGGCGGCGGCTATCAGGTCGTCGGCACGTTCACGCCGGCCGTCCAGAAGGCCGTCGAGGAAGCGGCGCTCAAGCAGAACCTGACGACGCTGCACAACCGCGTCAACGAGCTCGGCGTGTCCGAGCCGATCCTCCAGCAGCAGGGCAACGACCGCATCGTCGTCGAGCTGCCGGGCGTGCAGGACACCGCGAAGGCGAAGGACATCATCGGCCGCACGGCGACGCTCGAGGCGCGCCTGGCCGATCCGCTCAACACGCATCCGAATCCCAACGATCCGGTGCCGCCGGGCGAGGAACTGTTCACGCAGGGCAACCAGGTGCCGGTGCTGCTCAAGAAGCAGGTGATCTTCACGGGCGACCGCATCATCGACGCATCCGCGGGCTTCGACGAGCATCAGCGTCCGTCCGTCAACATCCGCCTCGATTCGGCGGGCGGCCGCGCGGTGCGCGCGGTGTCGCGCGAGAACATCGGCAAGCCGATGGCGATGGTGCTGTTCGAGAAGGGCAAGGGCGAAGTGCTGACCGTCGCGACGATCCAGTCGGAGCTCGGCGACCGCTTCCAGATCACGGGCCAGCCGACTCCGCAGGCCGCCGCCGATCTCGCGCTGCTGCTGCGCGCGGGCTCGCTCGCCGCGCCGATGGACATCATCGAGGAACGCACGATCGGCCCGAGCCTCGGCGCGGACAACATCCGGATGGGCTTCCATTCGGTGATCTGGGGCTTCGTCGCGATCGCCGTGTTCATGATCGCGTACTACATGCTGTTCGGCGTCGTGTCGGTGCTCGGCCTGTCGGTGAACCTGCTGCTGCTCGTCGCGGTGCTGTCGCTGATGCAGGCGACGCTCACGCTGCCCGGCATCGCGGCCATCGCGCTCGCGCTCGGCATGGCGATCGACTCGAATGTGCTGATCAACGAGCGCATCCGCGAAGAACTGCGCCGCGGCGCATCGCCGCAGATCGCGATCCAGGAAGGCTATGCGCATGCATGGGCGACGATTCTCGATTCGAACGTGACGACGCTGATCGCGGGCCTCGCGCTGCTCGCGTTCGGCTCGGGCCCGGTGCGCGCGTTCGCGATCGTGCACTGTCTCGGCATCCTGACGTCGATGTTCTCCGCAGTGTTCTTCTCGCGCGGCCTCGTGAACCTCTGGTACGGCGGGCGCAAGAAGCTGCAGTCGCTCGCGATCGGCCAGGTGTGGCGCCCCGCCGAGGCCGGCGCCGCGCCGCAGCTCGGCCAGGACGCGCGCGCGAACGCGCCGCAGCCCGGCGCACGCGTGGCCGCGCCGAAGCAGCCGGCGGGCGCGCCGCGCACCGGCAAGCCGGTCGCGCGCCGCCGCTCGGGCCCGGGCGTGCCGCCCAAGCAGGGCTCGTCCAACTAA
- the yajC gene encoding preprotein translocase subunit YajC encodes MSFISNAYAQGAAGGAESSLMSFLPLILMFAVLYFIMIRPQMKRQKEHRNMLAAMAKGDEVVTSGGLVGKVTKVSEAYIGVEIAEGTEITVQKSAVTTILPKGTIKSL; translated from the coding sequence GTGTCGTTCATTTCCAATGCCTATGCGCAAGGCGCAGCGGGCGGTGCCGAATCGAGCCTGATGAGCTTCCTGCCGCTCATCCTGATGTTCGCGGTGCTCTACTTCATCATGATCCGTCCGCAGATGAAGCGGCAGAAGGAGCATCGCAACATGCTCGCCGCGATGGCGAAGGGCGACGAAGTGGTGACGAGCGGCGGGCTCGTCGGCAAAGTGACGAAGGTCTCGGAAGCGTACATTGGCGTCGAGATCGCCGAAGGCACCGAGATCACCGTGCAGAAGTCGGCCGTCACGACCATCCTGCCGAAGGGCACGATCAAATCGCTGTAA
- the tgt gene encoding tRNA guanosine(34) transglycosylase Tgt: protein MTTEGPSHDTPTGIRPHNGLKFELLTTDGRARRGRVTLNHGVVETPIFMPVGTYGTVKAVQPRELDEMRAQIILGNTFHLWLRPGLETIDAHGGLHRFMGWNKPILTDSGGFQVFSLGDLRKITEEGVTFASPINGDRLFLSPEVSMQIQKTLNSDIVMQFDECTPYATNGVPTTHREAAESMRMSLRWAKRSLAEFERLGNPNALFGIVQGGMYEDLRDESLAGLSELGFHGLAIGGLSVGEPKEDMMRVLEHVAPRLPADKPHYLMGVGTPEDLVAGVAAGVDMFDCVMPTRNARNGWLFTRFGDVKIRNATHKNSLKPLDETCGCYTCRHFSRGYLHHLHRVGEILGAQLNTIHNLHYYLELMREIREAIETHTFEAFQKRFAQDRARGVD, encoded by the coding sequence ATGACGACCGAAGGTCCATCGCACGATACGCCCACGGGCATTCGCCCGCATAACGGCCTGAAATTCGAACTGCTGACGACCGACGGCCGCGCGCGCCGCGGCCGCGTGACGCTCAATCACGGCGTCGTCGAGACGCCGATCTTCATGCCGGTCGGCACGTACGGCACCGTGAAGGCCGTGCAGCCGCGCGAGCTCGACGAGATGCGCGCGCAGATCATCCTCGGCAACACGTTCCACCTGTGGCTGCGCCCCGGCCTCGAGACGATCGACGCGCACGGCGGGCTGCACCGCTTCATGGGCTGGAACAAGCCGATCCTCACCGATTCGGGCGGCTTCCAGGTGTTCTCGCTCGGCGATCTGCGCAAGATCACCGAGGAAGGCGTCACGTTCGCGTCGCCGATCAACGGCGACCGGCTGTTCCTGTCGCCGGAAGTGTCGATGCAGATCCAGAAGACGCTGAATTCCGACATCGTGATGCAGTTCGACGAATGCACGCCGTACGCGACGAACGGCGTGCCGACGACGCACCGGGAAGCGGCCGAATCGATGCGGATGTCGCTGCGCTGGGCGAAGCGCTCGCTCGCCGAGTTCGAGCGCCTCGGCAATCCGAACGCCCTGTTCGGCATCGTGCAGGGCGGCATGTACGAGGACCTGCGCGACGAATCGCTCGCCGGGCTCTCGGAACTCGGCTTCCACGGCCTCGCGATCGGCGGGCTGTCGGTCGGCGAGCCGAAGGAGGACATGATGCGCGTGCTCGAGCACGTCGCGCCGCGCCTGCCCGCCGACAAGCCGCACTACCTGATGGGCGTGGGCACGCCGGAGGATCTCGTCGCAGGCGTCGCGGCGGGCGTCGACATGTTCGACTGCGTGATGCCGACCCGCAACGCGCGCAACGGCTGGCTGTTCACGCGCTTCGGCGACGTGAAGATCCGCAACGCGACGCACAAGAATTCGCTCAAGCCGCTTGACGAGACCTGCGGCTGCTACACGTGCCGACATTTCTCTCGCGGCTACCTGCACCATCTGCATCGCGTCGGCGAGATTCTCGGCGCGCAGTTGAACACGATCCACAACCTGCACTACTACCTCGAGCTGATGCGCGAGATCCGCGAGGCGATCGAGACGCACACGTTCGAGGCGTTCCAAAAGCGCTTCGCGCAGGACCGCGCGCGCGGCGTCGACTGA
- the queA gene encoding tRNA preQ1(34) S-adenosylmethionine ribosyltransferase-isomerase QueA → MLTLSDFDFDLPPELIAQTALPERSASRLLEVDNASAPPRLVDRRFAELPACVAPGDLLVFNDTKVLKARFFGRKASGGKIEVLIERVTGQRTALAQIRASKSPAPGTTLTLADAFDVTVGERVEPFFTLHFPDDCLVLIERHGRLPLPPYIEHTPDATDEARYQTVFAANPGAVAAPTAGLHFDDAVLAALDARGVERATLTLHVGAGTFQPVRVENIAEHRMHRESYELTDALVEKIAATRARGGRVIAVGTTSMRALEAAARDADAAGRPLAATRAETDIFITPGYRFRVVDRLVTNFHLPKSTLLMLVSAFAGVDTIRAAYRHAIDARYRFFSYGDAMLLTRRDAAEETHGGG, encoded by the coding sequence ATGCTCACGCTTTCCGATTTCGATTTCGATCTGCCGCCCGAGTTGATCGCGCAAACCGCGCTGCCCGAACGCAGCGCGAGCCGCCTGCTCGAGGTGGACAACGCGAGCGCGCCGCCGCGCCTCGTCGACCGGCGCTTCGCCGAATTGCCCGCGTGCGTCGCGCCGGGCGACCTGCTCGTCTTCAACGACACGAAGGTTCTGAAGGCGCGCTTCTTCGGCCGCAAGGCGAGCGGCGGCAAGATCGAGGTGCTGATCGAGCGCGTCACCGGCCAGCGCACCGCGCTCGCGCAGATCCGCGCGAGCAAGAGCCCCGCGCCCGGCACGACGCTCACGCTCGCCGACGCGTTCGACGTGACGGTCGGCGAGCGCGTCGAGCCGTTCTTCACGCTGCACTTCCCCGACGATTGCCTCGTGCTGATCGAACGCCACGGCCGGCTGCCGCTGCCGCCGTACATCGAGCACACGCCCGACGCGACCGACGAGGCCCGCTATCAGACCGTGTTCGCCGCGAATCCGGGCGCCGTCGCCGCGCCGACGGCCGGCCTGCACTTCGACGACGCGGTGCTCGCCGCGCTCGATGCGCGCGGCGTCGAGCGCGCGACGCTCACGCTGCACGTCGGCGCGGGCACGTTCCAGCCGGTGCGCGTCGAGAACATCGCCGAGCACAGGATGCATCGCGAGTCGTACGAGCTGACCGACGCGCTCGTCGAGAAGATCGCCGCCACCCGCGCGCGCGGCGGCCGCGTGATCGCGGTCGGCACGACGTCGATGCGCGCGCTGGAGGCGGCCGCGCGCGACGCGGACGCCGCCGGCCGGCCGCTCGCCGCGACGCGGGCGGAAACCGACATCTTCATCACGCCGGGCTACCGCTTTCGTGTCGTCGACCGGCTCGTGACGAATTTCCACTTGCCGAAATCGACGCTGCTGATGCTCGTGTCCGCATTTGCCGGCGTCGACACGATCCGCGCCGCGTACCGGCACGCGATCGATGCGCGCTACCGCTTCTTCAGCTACGGCGACGCGATGCTGCTCACGCGGCGCGACGCGGCCGAGGAAACGCACGGCGGCGGGTAA
- the recG gene encoding ATP-dependent DNA helicase RecG: MPVPVRRSVADPAEADAFADDAASGDAATRAAPAGAHATDATDAGAPHRARRATKVRETRASSVSDAPGSRGAADAAAPFDAAPGQPPHAAAWAEFGAEAGVRSSTASTPRGRTADGRVVPAAAQAARAPRAMQDDAAPAGDAKPAKRAAKSASKAASKAAADAAGAKAAPKSLKTADKLAKLGLTRDIDLVLHLPMRYEDETTLTPMRELLPGETAQTEGVVFDNEIAYRPRRQLLVKLRDDDGAELVLRFLNFYGSQVKQMAVGQRLRVRGDVRGGFFGLEIVHPSVRVVDEDAPLPQALTPVYPSTAGVSQAYLRKAIDNALTRTPLPELLPPEVARAYLQPLDVPSLADAVRILHHPGVGADETALIDGTHPAWTRIKFDELLAQQLSLKRAHEERRTRAAPAMPRRARDDGASLSARLYAALPFTLTAAQERVVAEIAHDLTQPHPMQRLLQGDVGSGKTVVAALAAAQAIDAGYQAALMAPTEILAEQHARKLRGWLEPLGVSVAWLAGSLKTKDKRAALEAAALGTARLVIGTHAMIQDTVEFARLGLVIVDEQHRFGVEQRLALRAKAANAADGAAGFQPHQLMMSATPIPRTLAMTYYADLDVSTIDELPPGRTPILTRLVSDARRDEVIGRVREAALAGRQVYWVCPLIEESETLQLQTAVETYETLAAALPELKVGLVHGRLAPAEKAAVMDAFSRNDVQLLVATTVIEVGVDVPNASLMVIEHAERFGLAQLHQLRGRVGRGTAASVCVLMYSGPLSIAGRARLKTMRETTDGFEIARRDLEIRGPGEFLGARQSGAAMLRFADLENDGWLIEPARDAAAHLIAGHPDVVAQHLARWLGAREQYLKA; encoded by the coding sequence ATGCCAGTGCCCGTTCGCCGTTCCGTAGCCGATCCCGCCGAAGCCGACGCATTCGCCGACGACGCCGCGTCGGGCGACGCCGCGACCCGCGCCGCGCCCGCTGGGGCGCACGCGACGGACGCGACGGACGCGGGCGCGCCGCATCGGGCGCGCCGCGCGACGAAGGTGCGCGAGACCCGTGCGTCAAGCGTGAGCGACGCACCGGGCAGCCGGGGCGCCGCGGATGCCGCAGCCCCGTTCGATGCGGCGCCCGGGCAGCCGCCTCACGCGGCGGCCTGGGCGGAATTCGGCGCCGAAGCCGGCGTGCGGTCGTCGACGGCTTCGACGCCGCGCGGCCGCACGGCCGACGGCCGCGTCGTGCCGGCCGCCGCCCAGGCGGCTCGCGCGCCGCGCGCGATGCAAGACGACGCGGCGCCCGCCGGCGACGCGAAGCCCGCCAAACGCGCGGCGAAGTCCGCATCGAAAGCCGCATCCAAGGCCGCGGCCGACGCAGCCGGCGCCAAGGCCGCGCCGAAGTCCCTGAAGACTGCCGACAAGCTCGCGAAGCTCGGCTTGACGCGCGACATCGACCTCGTCCTGCATCTGCCGATGCGCTATGAGGACGAGACGACGCTCACGCCGATGCGCGAATTGCTGCCGGGCGAGACCGCGCAAACGGAAGGCGTCGTGTTCGACAACGAGATCGCGTACCGGCCGCGCCGCCAGTTGCTCGTGAAGCTGCGCGACGACGACGGCGCCGAGCTCGTGCTGCGCTTTCTGAACTTCTACGGCTCGCAGGTCAAGCAGATGGCGGTCGGCCAGCGGCTGCGCGTGCGCGGCGACGTGCGCGGCGGCTTCTTCGGCCTGGAGATCGTGCATCCGAGCGTGAGGGTCGTCGACGAGGACGCGCCGCTGCCGCAGGCGCTCACGCCCGTCTATCCGAGCACGGCGGGCGTGTCGCAGGCGTATCTGCGCAAGGCGATCGACAATGCGTTGACCCGCACGCCGCTGCCCGAGCTGTTGCCGCCGGAGGTCGCGCGTGCGTATCTGCAGCCGCTCGACGTGCCGTCCCTCGCCGATGCCGTGCGGATTCTGCATCACCCGGGCGTCGGCGCGGACGAGACCGCGCTCATCGACGGCACGCACCCCGCTTGGACGCGCATCAAGTTCGACGAGCTGCTCGCGCAGCAACTGTCGCTCAAGCGCGCGCACGAGGAGCGCCGCACGCGCGCCGCCCCCGCGATGCCGCGCCGCGCGCGCGACGATGGCGCGTCGCTGTCCGCGCGCCTGTACGCGGCGCTGCCGTTCACGCTGACGGCCGCGCAGGAGCGGGTCGTCGCGGAGATCGCGCACGATCTCACGCAGCCGCACCCGATGCAGCGCCTGCTGCAGGGCGACGTCGGCAGCGGCAAGACGGTCGTCGCGGCGCTGGCCGCCGCGCAGGCGATCGACGCGGGCTACCAGGCCGCGCTGATGGCGCCGACCGAAATCCTCGCCGAGCAGCACGCGCGCAAGCTGCGCGGCTGGCTAGAGCCGCTCGGCGTGTCGGTCGCGTGGCTCGCCGGCAGCCTGAAGACGAAGGACAAGCGCGCGGCGCTCGAGGCGGCCGCGCTCGGCACCGCGCGGCTCGTGATCGGCACGCACGCGATGATTCAGGACACCGTCGAATTCGCGCGGCTCGGGCTCGTGATCGTCGACGAGCAGCACCGCTTCGGCGTCGAGCAGCGCCTCGCGTTGCGCGCGAAGGCGGCGAACGCGGCCGACGGCGCGGCGGGCTTTCAGCCGCACCAGTTGATGATGTCGGCCACGCCGATCCCGCGCACGCTCGCGATGACGTATTACGCGGATCTCGACGTGTCGACGATCGACGAGTTGCCGCCCGGCCGCACGCCGATCCTCACGCGGCTCGTGTCGGATGCGCGCCGCGACGAGGTGATCGGGCGCGTGCGCGAGGCGGCGCTCGCGGGCCGCCAGGTGTACTGGGTATGCCCGCTCATCGAGGAAAGCGAGACGCTGCAGTTGCAGACGGCCGTCGAGACCTACGAGACGCTCGCCGCCGCGCTGCCCGAGCTGAAGGTGGGGCTCGTGCACGGCCGGCTCGCGCCCGCGGAGAAAGCGGCCGTGATGGACGCGTTCTCGCGCAACGACGTGCAACTGCTCGTCGCGACGACGGTGATCGAAGTCGGCGTCGACGTGCCGAACGCGTCGCTGATGGTGATCGAGCACGCCGAGCGCTTCGGGCTCGCGCAATTGCACCAGTTGCGCGGGCGCGTCGGGCGCGGCACCGCCGCGTCGGTGTGCGTGCTGATGTATAGCGGGCCGCTGTCGATCGCGGGCCGCGCGCGGCTGAAGACGATGCGCGAGACGACCGACGGCTTCGAGATCGCGCGCCGCGATCTGGAGATTCGCGGCCCCGGCGAGTTTCTCGGCGCGCGCCAGTCCGGCGCGGCGATGCTGCGCTTCGCGGATCTGGAAAACGACGGCTGGCTGATCGAGCCGGCGCGCGACGCGGCCGCGCACCTCATCGCCGGCCATCCGGACGTCGTCGCGCAGCATCTCGCGCGCTGGCTCGGCGCGCGCGAGCAGTACCTGAAGGCTTGA
- a CDS encoding hydrogen peroxide-inducible genes activator translates to MTLTELKYIVAVARERHFGRAAEACFVSQPTLSVAIKKLEDELNVQIFERGASEVSVTPIGDQIVTQAQRVLEQTFAIKEIAKQGKDPLIGPFRLGVIYTIGPYLLPTLVKQMIRRVPQMPLMLQENYTLKLLELLKQGEIDAAIMALPFPETGLMVRPLYDEPFVVALPTGHPWGTRRKIDAADLKQETMLLLGNGHCFRDHVLGVCPELMHFSQTADGIQKTFEGSSLETIRHMVASGVGITVLPRMSVAEVGPHASGPDADLLSYVPFEDPVPDRRVVLVWRKSFTRMPAIDAISEAIAACELPGVAKLDIPATVN, encoded by the coding sequence ATGACGCTTACTGAACTGAAGTACATCGTCGCGGTCGCGCGCGAGCGCCATTTCGGCCGGGCGGCCGAAGCCTGCTTCGTCAGCCAGCCGACGCTGTCGGTCGCGATCAAGAAGCTGGAAGACGAGTTGAACGTGCAGATCTTCGAGCGCGGCGCGAGCGAGGTGAGCGTGACGCCGATCGGCGACCAGATCGTCACGCAAGCGCAGCGCGTGCTCGAGCAGACGTTCGCGATCAAGGAGATCGCGAAGCAGGGCAAGGATCCGCTCATCGGGCCGTTTCGGCTCGGCGTGATCTATACGATCGGGCCCTATCTGCTGCCGACGCTCGTCAAGCAGATGATTCGCCGCGTGCCGCAAATGCCGTTGATGCTGCAGGAGAACTACACGCTGAAGCTGCTCGAGCTGCTCAAACAGGGCGAGATCGACGCGGCGATCATGGCATTGCCGTTTCCCGAAACCGGCCTGATGGTGCGGCCGCTGTACGACGAGCCGTTCGTCGTCGCGCTGCCCACCGGGCATCCATGGGGGACGCGCCGCAAGATCGACGCGGCCGACCTGAAGCAGGAGACGATGCTGCTGCTCGGCAACGGCCATTGCTTCCGCGACCACGTGCTCGGCGTATGTCCGGAGCTGATGCATTTTTCGCAGACGGCGGACGGCATTCAGAAGACGTTCGAAGGCTCGTCGCTCGAGACGATCCGCCACATGGTCGCGAGCGGCGTCGGGATCACGGTGCTGCCGCGGATGTCGGTCGCCGAGGTGGGGCCGCATGCAAGCGGACCGGACGCGGACCTGCTGTCCTACGTGCCGTTCGAGGACCCGGTGCCGGATCGGCGCGTCGTGCTCGTGTGGCGCAAGAGCTTCACGCGGATGCCGGCGATCGACGCGATCAGCGAGGCGATCGCCGCATGCGAGTTGCCCGGCGTGGCGAAGCTCGACATCCCGGCTACGGTGAATTGA